A region of Desulfocurvus vexinensis DSM 17965 DNA encodes the following proteins:
- the cas7c gene encoding type I-C CRISPR-associated protein Cas7/Csd2, whose translation MPEPIKNRYEFVLFFDVENGNPNGDPDAGNLPRLDPETSRGLVTDVCLKRKVRNFVELAKSNAAPYEIYVREKAVLTAQQQRAHEALGEVDKKADKTVQARAWMCHNFFDVRTFGAVMSLKEFNCGQVRGPVQLAFARSVDPVVPLDVSITRMAVATEREAAEQGGDNRTMGRKSIVPYGLYRAEGFISAHLAAQTGFCADDLELLWQALESMFEHDHSAARGKMASRALIVFEHDSALGNAPAHKLFALVKAARATDPAVPARAFEDYAITVDEAGAPAGVKVTRRL comes from the coding sequence ATGCCCGAGCCCATCAAGAACCGCTATGAATTCGTGCTTTTTTTCGACGTGGAGAACGGCAACCCCAACGGCGACCCCGACGCGGGCAACCTGCCGCGCCTGGACCCCGAAACCAGCCGGGGGCTGGTCACTGACGTGTGCCTGAAGCGCAAGGTCAGGAACTTCGTGGAACTGGCCAAAAGCAACGCCGCGCCCTACGAGATCTACGTGCGCGAAAAGGCCGTGCTGACCGCCCAGCAGCAGCGGGCCCACGAGGCCCTGGGCGAGGTGGACAAGAAGGCCGACAAGACGGTCCAGGCCCGGGCCTGGATGTGCCACAACTTCTTCGACGTGCGCACCTTCGGGGCCGTCATGTCCCTCAAGGAGTTCAACTGCGGCCAGGTGCGCGGCCCGGTGCAGCTCGCCTTCGCCCGCAGCGTGGACCCCGTGGTGCCGCTGGACGTGTCCATCACGCGCATGGCCGTGGCCACCGAGCGCGAGGCCGCCGAGCAGGGCGGCGACAACCGGACCATGGGCCGCAAGTCCATCGTTCCCTATGGCCTGTACCGCGCCGAAGGCTTCATTTCGGCCCATCTGGCGGCCCAGACCGGGTTCTGTGCCGACGATCTGGAACTGCTCTGGCAGGCCCTTGAAAGTATGTTCGAGCACGACCACTCCGCCGCGCGCGGCAAGATGGCCTCGCGTGCGCTCATCGTCTTCGAGCACGACAGCGCCCTGGGCAACGCCCCGGCCCACAAGCTCTTCGCCCTGGTCAAGGCCGCGCGGGCAACCGATCCCGCTGTTCCGGCCCGGGCTTTCGAGGACTACGCCATCACCGTG